Proteins encoded within one genomic window of Leptospiraceae bacterium:
- a CDS encoding UvrD-helicase domain-containing protein, which yields MKLNPEQESAVRHVEGPLLIFAGAGSGKTRVITNRIVYLIQKKKIDPKHIVALSFTNKSSKEMRERVRKSLLKKEGRGLTLSTFHSLGLNILKKYIDRLGFHMPFMLQTPGDLESLLIDSLKQRKIDPKLFPPKLILSHISRLKNMGADYKRSLETSGKEIDLIVLDIFDEYVQILKNMNSVDFDDLILLPMKILRDFPEVKEHFHKKHKFYMIDEFQDTNQVQYEFIKLLLNDRNNICVVGDDDQSIYGFRGSNVNLILDFEKDFKNTKVVRLLQNYRSSMNILNAANSLIKNNTSRREKKLWSEIHHLDRPLYVERQNEKDEAIFVVDEIQNELIKEHRQGSEIAILFRTNYQSRPFEEELRLRGVPYKLIGAYNFFDRKEVKDLVAYIRVIANPKDEISLLRILNYPKRGIGQTSIGKIQQKSVDASMSVMDVLHKICEEPEFIPEIKRASAALIYEFLDLLHRYRSEFYTANKMTEVLRKFIKEIGFEKEISTEETDEKVMKARMLNLSELANMMSYFEEEWDSEGKPTLFDFIARLSLLTNDDDSNEKDARDNRVQLMTMHLSKGLEFEVVFLVGIEEGIIPNSRVIDEGQTVDEERRLFYVGMTRARRKLFMTGASERKKYGESMPCQPSRFLDEISRDYLDVQSMRETTTPENFLEELERLKSS from the coding sequence TTGAAATTAAATCCAGAACAAGAATCAGCAGTAAGACATGTAGAAGGTCCACTTCTTATATTTGCAGGTGCAGGCTCAGGTAAGACACGCGTTATTACCAATCGCATTGTCTACCTAATCCAAAAAAAGAAAATAGATCCAAAGCATATAGTAGCGCTTTCATTTACAAATAAAAGCTCTAAGGAAATGAGAGAGCGTGTAAGAAAGTCTCTCCTAAAAAAAGAAGGTAGAGGATTAACGCTTTCTACTTTCCATTCTCTCGGTTTAAATATACTAAAAAAATACATCGACCGTCTAGGGTTTCACATGCCCTTTATGCTTCAGACTCCGGGTGATTTAGAGTCACTTTTAATTGATTCACTAAAGCAAAGAAAAATAGATCCAAAGTTATTTCCGCCAAAATTAATCTTATCGCATATCAGTAGGCTTAAAAATATGGGAGCGGATTACAAGAGAAGCCTCGAAACTTCGGGAAAGGAAATTGATCTAATTGTCTTGGATATATTCGATGAATATGTGCAAATTCTAAAGAATATGAATTCGGTGGACTTCGATGATTTAATCTTACTTCCAATGAAGATTCTGAGAGATTTTCCAGAAGTAAAAGAACATTTTCATAAAAAACATAAATTCTATATGATTGATGAATTTCAAGATACGAATCAGGTTCAATATGAATTCATCAAGCTTTTATTAAACGATAGAAACAATATTTGCGTAGTAGGGGATGATGATCAAAGTATCTACGGATTTAGAGGGTCTAATGTCAATTTGATTCTAGACTTCGAAAAAGACTTTAAGAATACGAAGGTCGTGCGGTTACTCCAAAATTACCGATCTTCTATGAATATTTTAAATGCCGCAAATTCTCTAATTAAAAATAATACATCACGAAGAGAAAAGAAACTCTGGTCAGAGATTCATCACTTGGATAGACCTCTTTATGTGGAACGGCAAAACGAAAAAGACGAAGCGATATTCGTAGTAGATGAAATTCAAAACGAGCTTATCAAAGAGCATAGACAGGGCTCAGAAATTGCGATTCTATTTAGAACCAATTATCAATCCCGACCTTTTGAAGAAGAGTTAAGACTCCGAGGTGTTCCGTATAAGCTCATTGGAGCGTATAATTTTTTTGATAGAAAAGAAGTAAAAGATCTTGTCGCCTACATACGAGTAATCGCAAATCCAAAGGATGAAATTTCACTCCTAAGAATTCTAAATTATCCAAAACGTGGAATCGGGCAAACATCCATTGGTAAGATTCAGCAAAAATCAGTAGATGCAAGTATGTCAGTAATGGATGTGCTTCATAAAATTTGTGAAGAGCCAGAATTTATTCCTGAAATTAAACGTGCCTCCGCTGCTTTGATCTATGAATTTTTAGATTTACTTCATAGGTATAGATCTGAATTTTATACAGCCAATAAGATGACAGAAGTGCTCCGTAAATTTATTAAAGAAATCGGATTTGAAAAAGAAATATCGACAGAAGAAACGGATGAGAAGGTAATGAAGGCTCGTATGCTAAATCTTTCCGAGTTAGCCAATATGATGTCTTATTTTGAAGAGGAGTGGGATTCAGAAGGAAAGCCAACCTTATTTGATTTTATTGCTAGACTTTCTCTTTTGACAAATGATGATGATTCCAATGAGAAAGATGCAAGGGACAACCGAGTGCAACTGATGACAATGCATCTATCTAAGGGACTAGAATTTGAAGTAGTATTTCTCGTTGGGATTGAAGAAGGAATTATTCCTAATTCTAGAGTAATTGATGAAGGACAAACGGTAGATGAAGAGAGAAGACTTTTCTATGTTGGTATGACTCGTGCGCGCCGAAAATTATTCATGACGGGTGCAAGTGAACGAAAAAAATATGGAGAGTCAATGCCTTGCCAGCCCTCTCGTTTCTTGGATGAAATTTCTAGAGATTATTTGGATGTTCAATCTATGCGCGAGACTACAACACCAGAAAATTTCTTAGAGGAATTGGAGAGATTAAAATCGTCCTAG
- a CDS encoding SDR family oxidoreductase: TGASSGFGIDFANIFAESGSNLILVARRIEPMQELKRKVEANHKIKVEVIPMDLSTKEAPVTLYNAVKSKGIVVDALINNAGFGIYGEFVDAPWDKEEMQLMVDVVNLMHLTKLFLKDMVARNSGYILNISSIAAFQPSPLYASYSAGKSYVLNFTEALNYELRNTNIKVSTLAPGVTRTGFQETAAKEKPLTPYQKLSMMESRPVAEIGVRGLMRGTPSVLPGFMNKLSIFFLRFTPRRVMALMVYRLMKID; this comes from the coding sequence ACAGGGGCCTCAAGTGGATTCGGCATTGATTTTGCTAATATATTCGCAGAAAGCGGATCTAATCTTATCTTAGTAGCAAGACGAATAGAGCCTATGCAAGAATTAAAGAGAAAGGTAGAAGCAAATCACAAAATAAAAGTTGAAGTAATCCCAATGGATTTGAGCACTAAAGAAGCACCGGTTACTCTCTATAATGCGGTCAAATCGAAAGGCATTGTTGTAGACGCTCTTATTAATAATGCAGGCTTTGGAATCTATGGAGAATTTGTTGATGCTCCCTGGGACAAAGAAGAAATGCAACTTATGGTAGATGTTGTAAACCTTATGCATCTAACAAAGCTTTTTTTGAAAGACATGGTAGCGCGTAACTCTGGTTATATCCTGAATATTTCCTCTATCGCTGCATTCCAGCCTTCTCCCCTTTATGCATCTTACTCAGCCGGCAAAAGTTATGTTCTAAATTTCACCGAAGCATTAAACTATGAACTTCGTAATACCAATATAAAGGTAAGCACACTCGCTCCCGGTGTTACTCGCACAGGATTCCAAGAAACGGCTGCAAAAGAAAAACCACTTACACCTTACCAAAAACTCAGTATGATGGAAAGTAGACCTGTAGCTGAAATAGGGGTAAGAGGTCTTATGCGCGGAACTCCAAGTGTATTGCCTGGATTTATGAACAAACTCAGTATCTTCTTTCTTCGATTTACACCAAGACGAGTTATGGCTCTCATGGTATATCGACTCATGAAGATAGATTGA
- a CDS encoding ISKra4 family transposase: MEENGQRREGKKKCPKCGCEEKLKNQGLRKRTIQTGRTGSIEIQRTYYTCVNRNCDYTEFPLDRILGISPNSAGGKFEEKICWLAAHAPFERVKEFFKDIEGLEVDEEVIRVVSENCGHALLKKEEESPVENNTELTTATLYVEVDGSMVPICGEEGEKNHVEYRENKLALLFREEDIKYNKDRTRRDITEKRYVTSLGQGVEHFENLTKKKTCLYRAEKVIYVTDGAEWIDQMRLRLHPDSIHILDWYHAEEHLWNCGKSIFGEKEELKVKEFVAPLKDLLWNGRVLDVCATLLNLIKEYPKKETEIRNLYSYYHTRQNKMHYDEFRKLGYFIGSGAVESANKYLVQQRLKQAGMKWLIKGAHSILKLREKIYEGSWSHVWSNRHLNFSYE, translated from the coding sequence ATTGAAGAAAATGGGCAAAGGCGAGAAGGTAAAAAAAAATGCCCGAAGTGCGGGTGTGAAGAAAAGTTAAAGAATCAAGGACTGCGCAAAAGAACAATTCAGACAGGCAGAACTGGAAGTATTGAAATACAGAGAACGTATTATACTTGCGTAAATCGTAATTGTGATTACACTGAATTTCCCTTAGATAGGATACTCGGAATTAGCCCAAATAGTGCAGGTGGGAAATTTGAAGAGAAGATATGTTGGTTAGCCGCTCATGCTCCCTTTGAGCGAGTAAAGGAATTTTTTAAAGACATCGAAGGATTAGAAGTAGACGAAGAAGTTATTCGAGTCGTGTCAGAAAATTGTGGTCATGCGTTACTTAAAAAAGAAGAAGAGTCTCCGGTAGAGAATAACACTGAGTTAACGACAGCGACCCTTTATGTAGAAGTGGATGGAAGTATGGTTCCAATTTGTGGAGAGGAAGGCGAAAAGAACCATGTAGAATATAGAGAAAATAAGCTTGCTCTTTTGTTTCGAGAAGAAGATATTAAATACAACAAAGACAGAACTCGACGTGATATTACAGAAAAAAGATATGTAACTTCTCTTGGTCAAGGAGTGGAGCATTTTGAAAATCTAACTAAGAAGAAAACTTGTTTGTATAGAGCGGAAAAAGTTATTTATGTGACCGATGGTGCAGAGTGGATTGATCAGATGAGATTAAGGTTACATCCAGATTCAATTCATATTCTTGATTGGTATCATGCAGAAGAACATCTTTGGAATTGCGGTAAATCCATATTTGGCGAAAAGGAGGAATTAAAAGTGAAAGAATTTGTAGCTCCTCTCAAAGACCTTTTATGGAATGGAAGAGTATTAGATGTATGCGCAACTTTACTAAACCTCATCAAGGAATATCCCAAAAAAGAAACAGAAATTCGAAATCTGTATTCTTACTATCATACCCGTCAAAATAAAATGCACTATGATGAGTTTAGAAAACTTGGTTACTTCATTGGCTCAGGCGCGGTTGAAAGTGCAAATAAATATCTCGTCCAACAGAGACTTAAACAAGCCGGAATGAAATGGCTTATTAAAGGCGCACATAGCATTCTTAAATTGCGGGAAAAAATCTATGAAGGTTCATGGTCACACGTTTGGAGCAATCGACATTTAAATTTTTCCTACGAATGA
- the lpxB gene encoding lipid-A-disaccharide synthase — protein MVCGEPSGDLLGADLIQELRKTGGNFSFTGIGGNEMEKLGFKSLHDMESLSVIGFTGIITRYHQLKRIAKDLVQKAVEQNVHYAVLIDYPGFNLHLAEKLREKGIKIIFYVSPQIWAWRFNRIFRIQKFVDLMLVLFPFEKKIYDEYSVNCEFVGHPLSSRMKEKILTEKPIDIEKGVTTVCLMPGSRAGEISRLIDPILDSAVLIQKRMDSQNKKVQFILPNINKSQETAILEKLSQFEKESNIKIKYFFDNSAKCLEASDLVILSSGTATLEVTYFEKPMIIVYKLGFITYQIGLRIVRATDIGLVNILAGKRICKEFLQKEVTGQTIFAEAKQILEDTNYREEMTRQIKAVKASLGDGNAGKNASTAILKLIRDSALL, from the coding sequence ATTGTTTGCGGCGAGCCTTCCGGTGATTTGCTAGGTGCTGATTTGATTCAGGAACTCAGAAAGACTGGAGGCAACTTTTCATTTACCGGTATCGGCGGAAATGAAATGGAAAAGCTTGGATTTAAATCTTTACATGATATGGAATCATTGAGTGTAATCGGATTTACTGGAATTATCACTCGTTATCATCAATTAAAAAGAATCGCAAAAGACTTAGTTCAAAAAGCAGTAGAGCAGAACGTCCATTATGCTGTTCTTATAGACTATCCGGGATTTAACCTTCACCTTGCCGAAAAGCTCCGCGAGAAAGGAATTAAAATTATATTCTACGTCTCCCCACAAATCTGGGCTTGGAGATTTAATAGAATCTTTCGTATTCAAAAATTTGTAGACTTAATGCTCGTTCTATTTCCATTCGAAAAGAAAATCTACGACGAATACAGTGTAAACTGTGAATTTGTGGGTCATCCTTTAAGCAGTCGAATGAAAGAAAAGATTCTCACCGAAAAGCCAATTGACATAGAGAAAGGGGTAACAACTGTTTGTCTCATGCCGGGCTCCAGGGCAGGCGAAATTTCTAGACTCATAGACCCTATTCTAGACAGTGCAGTATTAATTCAAAAAAGAATGGATAGTCAGAACAAAAAAGTGCAGTTTATCCTTCCCAATATTAATAAATCACAAGAGACAGCTATCCTAGAAAAATTAAGTCAATTCGAAAAAGAATCAAACATAAAAATAAAATATTTCTTTGACAACTCTGCCAAATGCTTAGAAGCCTCTGACTTAGTGATTCTATCTTCCGGAACAGCCACACTCGAAGTCACCTACTTTGAAAAGCCAATGATTATTGTTTATAAACTTGGATTTATTACCTATCAAATTGGATTAAGAATCGTAAGAGCAACGGATATCGGGTTAGTCAATATTCTAGCCGGAAAAAGAATTTGCAAAGAATTCTTACAAAAGGAAGTTACCGGACAAACAATATTTGCCGAAGCAAAACAAATTCTAGAAGATACAAATTACCGCGAAGAAATGACACGGCAAATCAAAGCAGTAAAGGCGAGTCTAGGGGACGGAAACGCTGGAAAAAATGCATCCACTGCTATTCTAAAATTGATTCGGGACTCTGCTCTTCTTTAA
- a CDS encoding AMP-binding protein, with protein MANNLAELYREVAEKYGSLPAFFSKDEKKQYQSTNYKDLYEMGLGLSEALIELGVKARDKVGFIADHRLEWVIVDAGILMTGAADVPRGTDVTESELEYILNHSEAKVLFVENDKVLEKFNKVKSKTSVKTVIMIDPKATGAAGVLKLYELIEKGKKLRISGTKKVEERIADIKPDDLFTLIYTSGTTGAPKGVMLMHSNMMHQVNDMVPLLEISSKDRVLSILPVWHIFERVFMYAAVSRGASTYFTNVRDMREDFAKAKPTFMGSAPRLWESIYLGVYNRLNDPKQTPAARKAIFNTAYFFSKHFHASVRFLQGHEVDYEGRNPIVSLLTGIKSILVAILTFIPYKLFDAIALSKIRLATGGHLRATCSGGGALQRHVDAFFNDIGIKVIEGYGMTETAPVISARNFKNLVMGSVGKVAPKTELQIRDFNGAVLTHVKVDGSVEGKRGVKGIVFVRGPQVMKGYYKNQEATDKALKDGWMDTGDLGMINFKDTLTLTGRAKDTVVLLGGENVEPVPIENKLTESLYINQIMVVGQDQKNLGAIIVPDFEKLKIWTKENGIAETDEKAIIANSKVLDLYKKEIKELNGAKNGFKSFEQVNSFFLITKPFEVGDEMTNLFKLKRHVITEKYKEQIKKLYL; from the coding sequence ATGGCGAACAATCTCGCAGAACTATACAGGGAAGTGGCTGAAAAATACGGTTCATTGCCGGCATTCTTTTCTAAAGATGAAAAGAAGCAATATCAGTCAACAAATTACAAAGACCTCTATGAAATGGGTCTTGGATTAAGTGAGGCTCTTATCGAACTAGGAGTCAAGGCAAGAGACAAGGTAGGTTTTATTGCAGATCACCGCTTAGAGTGGGTCATTGTAGATGCAGGAATTCTAATGACTGGCGCAGCGGATGTTCCAAGAGGAACTGATGTTACCGAATCAGAATTAGAGTATATTTTAAATCACTCTGAAGCCAAAGTCTTATTCGTAGAAAATGACAAGGTCCTAGAAAAGTTTAATAAAGTAAAATCTAAGACATCTGTGAAAACTGTGATTATGATTGATCCAAAAGCCACCGGAGCGGCTGGTGTATTAAAGCTTTATGAGTTGATTGAGAAGGGAAAGAAACTTAGAATTTCTGGCACAAAGAAAGTGGAAGAGCGAATAGCAGATATTAAGCCTGACGATTTGTTTACATTAATTTATACCTCTGGAACTACCGGTGCTCCAAAAGGCGTTATGCTTATGCATTCCAACATGATGCACCAAGTGAATGACATGGTTCCTCTTCTAGAGATTTCTTCTAAGGATAGAGTGCTTTCCATTCTACCAGTTTGGCATATCTTTGAAAGAGTGTTTATGTATGCTGCTGTTAGTCGTGGTGCTTCAACTTATTTCACTAACGTAAGAGATATGCGCGAAGACTTTGCAAAAGCTAAGCCAACGTTTATGGGTTCTGCACCTCGTCTTTGGGAGAGTATTTACCTTGGTGTATACAACAGACTCAATGATCCAAAGCAAACTCCTGCTGCAAGAAAAGCAATTTTTAATACAGCGTATTTTTTCTCCAAACATTTCCATGCATCAGTTCGTTTCCTTCAAGGTCATGAAGTGGATTATGAAGGAAGAAATCCTATTGTTTCTCTTTTAACTGGAATCAAGTCTATCCTTGTAGCGATTTTAACTTTTATTCCTTACAAACTTTTTGATGCGATTGCACTTTCAAAAATTCGTTTGGCGACCGGTGGTCATTTAAGAGCTACTTGTTCTGGTGGTGGTGCACTTCAAAGACACGTAGATGCGTTCTTCAATGATATAGGAATTAAAGTGATTGAAGGGTATGGTATGACAGAAACTGCTCCTGTGATTTCTGCTCGTAACTTTAAAAATCTTGTTATGGGATCTGTTGGTAAAGTGGCTCCTAAGACTGAACTTCAAATCCGTGATTTCAACGGTGCAGTTCTTACACATGTAAAAGTGGATGGATCTGTTGAAGGAAAACGTGGTGTAAAAGGGATAGTCTTTGTTAGAGGTCCTCAAGTAATGAAAGGATACTATAAAAACCAAGAAGCTACAGACAAAGCATTAAAAGATGGTTGGATGGATACCGGAGACTTGGGGATGATTAACTTCAAAGATACGCTGACTCTTACAGGTCGTGCAAAAGACACTGTTGTATTACTCGGCGGTGAAAACGTTGAGCCGGTCCCAATCGAGAATAAACTCACAGAGTCTCTATACATCAACCAAATCATGGTTGTTGGACAAGACCAAAAGAACTTGGGTGCTATCATTGTTCCTGATTTCGAAAAGCTCAAAATTTGGACAAAAGAAAATGGTATTGCTGAAACTGACGAAAAAGCGATAATTGCAAACTCAAAAGTTTTAGACCTTTACAAAAAAGAAATCAAAGAACTCAACGGTGCAAAAAACGGATTCAAGTCCTTTGAACAAGTAAATTCTTTTTTCCTAATCACAAAACCGTTTGAAGTTGGAGATGAAATGACTAATCTATTTAAACTCAAACGTCACGTGATAACAGAAAAATACAAAGAGCAGATTAAGAAACTTTATTTGTAA
- the lpxI gene encoding UDP-2,3-diacylglucosamine diphosphatase LpxI (LpxI, functionally equivalent to LpxH, replaces it in LPS biosynthesis in a minority of bacteria.) — protein MARLAIIAGAGDLPHIAMREALAQGEDPLFFSITESDFYAGEFASRTIPVYITQIGKIFKLCKKNNVDRILLLGKVKKDIILKTYRYDLKTITLLAKMLNQNDYTFFETAAKEFDKEKIKILSQKTYLKTLLLPEGRYTKAKLSKDKLGDIEFGMNIAHQLATLDVGQTVIVTQKMVLALEAIEGTDETIKRGGLLSRKKGAVVCKSTKRGQDDRFDLPTIGIETLQNMHASGCDTIAIRASETIVVSPKQFIEEANKLKINFISYSGPESNKYNAEKKI, from the coding sequence TTGGCAAGATTAGCAATCATTGCGGGTGCTGGTGATTTGCCACATATAGCCATGCGCGAAGCCTTAGCGCAAGGAGAAGACCCATTGTTTTTCTCCATTACAGAATCTGATTTTTATGCAGGAGAATTTGCAAGTCGAACTATTCCTGTATATATCACACAAATCGGAAAGATATTTAAGCTTTGCAAAAAAAACAATGTAGATAGAATTTTACTTTTAGGCAAAGTAAAAAAAGATATAATTCTAAAAACGTATCGATATGATTTGAAAACGATTACATTACTGGCAAAGATGCTGAATCAAAATGACTATACATTCTTTGAAACAGCCGCTAAGGAATTTGACAAAGAAAAAATCAAAATCCTATCTCAGAAAACGTATCTAAAAACCCTTTTACTTCCAGAAGGACGTTATACGAAAGCGAAACTCTCTAAAGATAAGTTAGGCGATATAGAATTCGGAATGAACATTGCGCATCAACTCGCCACACTCGATGTAGGTCAGACTGTCATTGTAACGCAAAAGATGGTGTTGGCGCTAGAAGCAATTGAAGGAACAGACGAAACCATTAAACGTGGCGGTCTGCTTTCTAGAAAAAAAGGAGCCGTAGTCTGTAAAAGCACTAAACGGGGACAAGACGATAGATTTGATCTACCTACTATCGGTATTGAAACTCTACAAAATATGCACGCATCAGGATGTGACACAATCGCTATTCGTGCGAGCGAGACAATCGTAGTCAGTCCAAAGCAATTCATAGAAGAAGCAAATAAACTCAAAATAAATTTCATCAGCTATTCAGGTCCTGAGAGTAATAAATACAATGCAGAAAAAAAAATCTAA
- a CDS encoding 2Fe-2S iron-sulfur cluster binding domain-containing protein: MTEIYFLDDKNVTEDDFSLSLLEISLKNQIPHVHACGGNARCSTCRVIILENLQNVKPRNEAESKLAATKGFEENIRLACQTRITGDVKLRRLVIDKEDIDIAISEKGETTGREKKVAVLFSDIRGFTTFSEKALPYDSIHILNRYFNRMGLAVLDNNGYIDKYIGDGLMAIFGLKQDNQVDVCLQAIKAGLQMIDSLRDLNHYLKSHFDLEFKIGIGIHFGNAILGELGHRSKRQFTAIGDTVNMASRIESTTKKAGASFLISSDMYEIVKSCVNRGRIFETKLKGKTGQYRLYEIKSLKAEHRLAADLLNEFLNQAMSIEEAPKFLRLAFHDAGNFDVVTNTGGANGSLRFELEREENLTLKPYFEKLESVKKEMEQNGFLVSYADVISFSGATAVYKTGGPKIYLKTGRVDATNAGNRMHFLSSDLTIRELLDRFSHMGMGARDLVILSGAHTIGMANGKPLTGDLYKFSNSYYKNLVEFCNGSRNESLGILNSDVALLDTYETKSLVELYARDEISFFKDFAEAYQKLSYLGQSPV; the protein is encoded by the coding sequence ATGACTGAAATCTATTTTCTAGATGATAAAAACGTAACGGAAGATGATTTCAGTCTTTCTCTATTAGAAATTTCTCTAAAAAATCAAATTCCTCATGTTCATGCCTGTGGCGGCAATGCCAGGTGTTCTACTTGTCGTGTTATCATTCTAGAAAATCTACAGAATGTAAAACCTAGAAATGAAGCAGAATCTAAATTAGCCGCAACCAAAGGATTTGAAGAGAATATCCGCCTTGCCTGTCAAACTCGAATTACTGGTGATGTAAAGCTTCGTCGTTTAGTTATCGACAAGGAAGATATTGACATTGCTATTTCGGAAAAAGGAGAAACTACAGGACGCGAAAAAAAAGTAGCAGTTCTTTTTAGCGATATACGGGGATTTACCACGTTTTCGGAAAAGGCATTGCCATACGATTCCATTCATATACTAAATCGCTATTTCAATCGAATGGGGCTCGCTGTTTTAGATAATAACGGATACATAGATAAATACATTGGCGATGGGCTAATGGCAATCTTTGGCTTAAAACAGGACAATCAGGTAGATGTATGCTTACAGGCAATAAAAGCCGGTTTGCAAATGATTGATTCTCTTCGAGATTTGAATCATTATTTAAAGTCACACTTTGACCTGGAGTTTAAAATTGGAATTGGCATTCACTTTGGAAACGCTATACTCGGTGAATTAGGGCATCGCAGTAAACGACAATTTACCGCTATCGGTGACACGGTCAATATGGCTAGTCGAATTGAGTCTACAACTAAAAAGGCTGGCGCTTCCTTTTTAATTTCAAGCGATATGTATGAGATAGTAAAGTCCTGCGTAAACCGCGGACGAATCTTTGAAACAAAGCTAAAGGGTAAAACTGGTCAATACCGGCTATACGAAATTAAGTCTTTGAAAGCAGAACATCGATTAGCCGCAGATCTATTGAACGAGTTTTTGAATCAAGCAATGAGCATAGAAGAAGCTCCGAAGTTCTTACGATTAGCATTTCATGATGCCGGTAATTTTGATGTAGTTACGAATACAGGCGGAGCTAATGGCTCTCTTCGTTTTGAGTTAGAAAGAGAAGAAAATCTTACACTTAAACCCTACTTTGAAAAGCTGGAGTCTGTAAAAAAAGAAATGGAGCAAAATGGATTTCTCGTTTCCTATGCAGATGTAATTTCATTTAGTGGTGCTACTGCTGTGTATAAAACAGGTGGACCTAAGATTTACTTAAAAACAGGACGTGTTGATGCAACTAATGCTGGAAATAGAATGCATTTTCTGTCATCTGATCTAACGATTCGCGAATTGTTGGATCGGTTTTCTCATATGGGTATGGGAGCGCGTGATTTAGTCATTCTTTCTGGTGCGCATACGATTGGAATGGCAAATGGTAAACCTCTCACAGGTGATTTGTATAAATTTTCAAATTCCTACTATAAGAATCTTGTAGAGTTTTGTAATGGCTCTCGAAATGAAAGTCTTGGCATTTTAAATTCCGATGTAGCCTTGCTTGATACCTATGAAACAAAGAGTCTAGTTGAATTATACGCAAGAGATGAAATAAGTTTTTTCAAAGATTTTGCAGAAGCGTATCAAAAATTATCCTATTTGGGACAATCACCTGTCTAA
- a CDS encoding zinc ribbon domain-containing protein — protein MPTYDYKCKTCDKVFEHFQAMKDEPLKECLCEKKGEVSRMISGGTGIIFKGSGFYVTDYKKSGSGENSASVTTPSTTPATPTTTTPAATTSPAPSTDK, from the coding sequence ATGCCAACATACGATTATAAATGTAAAACCTGTGACAAAGTGTTTGAACACTTTCAAGCAATGAAAGACGAACCTTTAAAAGAATGCCTTTGCGAAAAGAAAGGAGAAGTTTCTAGAATGATTTCCGGTGGAACTGGAATTATTTTTAAAGGGAGCGGTTTTTATGTAACAGACTACAAAAAAAGCGGAAGCGGAGAAAACTCAGCAAGTGTGACCACTCCTTCTACAACGCCTGCGACTCCAACAACAACGACTCCGGCTGCGACAACAAGTCCTGCACCGTCTACAGACAAATAA